In Leptospiraceae bacterium, the genomic window TAGGATTATATATGTGTGATAGTGCGTATATTAGTCCAATGGCAAATGATGAAAAATTCATCCCTTGGCTTATTGACCTTTGTAATAAAGAGGAAATTCAAATAGTATTGTCTGGCGTAGAGGAAGTATTAAAAGTAATTTCTAAAAATTATAATTCTATTCAATTACAAACCAAGGCAATATGTATTTTTACACCTCATGAAAAATTAATGATTGGGCAAGATAAATTAGCAACGAGTGATTGGTTAAGAGAAAATAATTGTAATTATCCCTTATTTTGTAAATCGAATGACACAGAAACGTTAAATAAACTAATTCATGAAGTGGGCTTTCCTTTGATCGCAAAGCCGAGAAAAGGAAAGGGGTCACAGGGCATTGTAAAAATTACAAGCCATGAAGAATTAAATCAATTAAATAAATTAAATGACTACGTTGTGCAAGAATACATTGGAGATGAAAATTCTGAATATACAGTTGGTTGTTACTGTGATAAGAATGGTCAGCTAATTGAAATAATTATTATGCACAGAGATTTAAAGCATGGGACAACGTTTAAGGCTACTGTTATCGACAATGATCTGATTTATAACGAAGCAAAAAAAATCTGTGAAAGATTTAAACCTATTGGACCTTTAAATATTCAACTTAGACTTAACAAAAATGGAATACCGGTATGCTTTGAGTTAAATGTTCGGTTTTCTGGAACTACTCCTATTCGAGCCTTTTTCGGATACAATGATGTAGAGGCTATGATAAGGGAATATATTTTAAATGAGAATATACAAAACGTATTTCAAATACGCAAAGGAACTGCTTATCGATATTTTGATGAAAT contains:
- a CDS encoding ATP-grasp domain-containing protein, yielding MNKINILILGVGGNVSQGILKAVLMSKLNVRIVGTCVDSESLGLYMCDSAYISPMANDEKFIPWLIDLCNKEEIQIVLSGVEEVLKVISKNYNSIQLQTKAICIFTPHEKLMIGQDKLATSDWLRENNCNYPLFCKSNDTETLNKLIHEVGFPLIAKPRKGKGSQGIVKITSHEELNQLNKLNDYVVQEYIGDENSEYTVGCYCDKNGQLIEIIIMHRDLKHGTTFKATVIDNDLIYNEAKKICERFKPIGPLNIQLRLNKNGIPVCFELNVRFSGTTPIRAFFGYNDVEAMIREYILNENIQNVFQIRKGTAYRYFDEMFIDERMQEKLMVDKVVKDVSIFNNSAKGFSVK